A single Oncorhynchus mykiss isolate Arlee chromosome 22, USDA_OmykA_1.1, whole genome shotgun sequence DNA region contains:
- the LOC110501252 gene encoding zinc finger protein ZIC 2, which produces MLLDAGHQFPGLGVGTFARHHTASEMQERDLSLAQNSFVDSAHMGAFKLNHDLSPGQSSAFTSQAPGYPTAALGAHAAHVTSYASSPFNSTRDFLFRSRGFGESSPASSQHAIFGPTTGSLHHSHTDSQGHILFPGIHDQHGSHGSPNVLNGQMRIGLPGEVFGRSDQYHQVSSPRTDPYSAAQLHNQYSSMNMNMGMHMGAHQHHPGAFFRYMRQQCIKQELICKWIDQEQLSNPKKSCNKTFSTMHELVTHVSVEHVGGPEQSNHICFWEECPRESKPFKAKYKLVNHIRVHTGEKPFPCPFPGCGKVFARSENLKIHKRTHTGEKPFQCEFEGCDRRFANSSDRKKHMHVHTSDKPYLCKMCDKSYTHPSSLRKHMKVHEAAPPPASDSSPAASSGYESSTPPGLVSPNTETQSNNNLSPAVHNNHNGHSSLSSNFSEWYV; this is translated from the exons ATGTTACTGGACGCAGGTCACCAGTTCCCCGGACTGGGAGTTGGCACGTTTGCCAGGCATCACACAGCGAGCGAGATGCAGGAGAGAGACTTGAGTTTAGCACAAAATAGCTTCGTCGACTCGGCACACATGGGTGCGTTTAAACTGAACCATGATCTTTCTCCGGGACAGAGCTCAGCCTTCACCTCTCAGGCGCCCGGCTACCCCACAGCAGCATTGGGTGCACACGCCGCCCATGTCACATCGTACGCGAGTTCCCCATTCAACTCCACCAGGGACTTTCTTTTTCGCAGCCGCGGCTTCGGAGAATCCTCTCCCGCGAGCAGTCAGCACGCTATTTTCGGCCCCACTACCGGGTCTCTCCATCATTCCCACACAGACAGTCAAGGCCACATTCTGTTCCCCGGGATTCACGACCAGCATGGGTCCCACGGATCCCCGAATGTGCTCAACGGGCAAATGCGTATTGGACTACCAGGTGAGGTTTTCGGGCGTTCCGACCAGTACCACCAGGTCTCCAGCCCAAGGACCGACCCTTATTCGGCCGCCCAGCTCCATAACCAGTACAGCAGCATGAATATGAACATGGGTATGCACATGGGAGCTCACCAGCACCACCCCGGTGCCTTTTTCCGCTACATGCGGCAGCAGTGCATCAAACAGGAGCTCATCTGTAAATGGATCGACCAGGAGCAGCTAAGCAACCCCAAGAAGAGTTGCAACAAAACTTTCAGCACAATGCATGAGCTGGTCACGCACGTCTCCGTGGAGCACGTCGGAGGACCGGAGCAGAGCAACCACATTTGCTTTTGGGAAGAGTGCCCCCGCGAGAGCAAACCGTTTAAGGCAAAATACAAACTGGTGAATCACATTCGGGtccacacgggagagaaaccCTTCCCCTGCCCCTTCCCTGGATGTGGCAAGGTCTTCGCACGGTCGGAAAACTTGAAGATTCACAAGCGCACACATACAG GAGAGAAACCATTCCAGTGTGAGTTTGAAGGCTGCGACAGGCGGTTTGCCAACAGCAGCGACCGAAAGAAGCACATGCACGTTCACACGTCAGACAAACCATATCTGTGCAAGATGTGTGACAAGTCCTACACACATCCCAGCTCTCTACGAAAACACATGAAG GTCCACGAAGCGGCCCCCCCTCCAGCGTCCGACTCATCGCCTGCAGCCAGTTCTGGTTATGAATCGTCCACACCACCCGGCCTCGTCTCCCCTAACACCGAGACCCAAAGCAACAACAATCTGTCCCCCGCagtccacaacaaccacaatggTCACAGCAGCCTATCGTCCAATTTCAGTGAATGGTATGTTTAG
- the zic5 gene encoding zinc finger protein ZIC 5, which produces MEPPLSKRNPAIRLADLAATQPLPHQNMTGFPGLGVHHPHSHHAHHHPGEMGNDPGVALTPFGPEHMAQTNALKLSPSQHIQSHHEAQTAATAASFTSAQTTVGFPVAPHPHSGYSSSRDYILRRELSASAMHALGDQHSSASSPHHHGMFIAPTGAYGHAETGAHPLFSGLHDQAAPGAHHHHHHHALNGQMRLGLPGDIYGRPEHFGHRPEHYGPSSIHSYNSMNLNVNIASAPHGAAGAFLRYMRQPIKQELICKWIEQDETSKKPCSKTYSTMHELVNHVTVEHVGGPEQASHVCFWEECPREGKAFKAKYKLINHIRVHTGEKPFPCPFPGCGKVFARSENLKIHKRTHTGEKPFKCEFDGCDRKFANSSDRKKHSHVHTSDKPYYCKVRGCDKSYTHPSSLRKHMKVHCKSPPPPSANASYHSSTNPLGAPLSPASEPHRNRSANLSPQVTNLNEWYVCQGSGGPNHLHTPSSDVPTSDSDEEDSFRNSDPRTML; this is translated from the exons ATGGAGCCCCCTTTGAGCAAGAGGAATCCGGCGATAAGATTAGCGGATTTGGCAGCGACTCAACCTCTTCCTCATCAGAATATGACAGGCTTCCCGGGGCTAGGGGTGCATCACCCTCACTCCCACCATGCCCACCACCACCCTGGGGAGATGGGCAACGACCCCGGAGTGGCACTCACTCCATTTGGACCCGAGCACATGGCACAGACAAACGCTCTCAAACTTAGCCCCTCTCAGCACATTCAGAGCCATCACGAAGCCCAGACCGCTGCAACGGCAGCATCCTTCACTTCTGCTCAGACCACAGTAGGTTTCCCCGTGGCTCCTCACCCCCACTCAGGCTACTCTAGCAGCAGGGACTACATCCTCAGGAGAGAACTCTCAGCCTCGGCTATGCATGCACTTGGCGACCAGCATAGTTCCGCCTCCTCCCCTCATCACCATGGCATGTTCATCGCACCAACAGGTGCTTATGGGCACGCCGAAACTGGTGCCCATCCACTTTTCTCTGGACTCCACGACCAAGCGGCCCCAGgtgcccaccaccaccaccaccaccatgcccTCAACGGGCAGATGCGTCTGGGTCTACCGGGGGACATCTACGGCAGGCCAGAGCACTTTGGCCACAGGCCCGAGCACTATGGACCCTCTTCTATCCACAGCTACAACTCCATGAACCTCAATGTGAACATCGCTTCTGCTCCTCACGGAGCCGCGGGGGCATTTCTGAGATACATGAGGCAGCCCATCAAGCAAGAGTTAATCTGCAAATGGATTGAACAGGATGAAACTTCAAAGAAGCCCTGCTCCAAAACGTACAGCACCATGCACGAGCTGGTCAACCATGTCACGGTGGAGCACGTCGGGGGACCGGAGCAAGCCAGTCATGTCTGCTTCTGGGAGGAATGTCCGCGGGAGGGGAAAGCTTTTAAGGCGAAATACAAACTGATAAACCACATCCGAGTTCACACGGGAGAGAAACCATTCCCTTGCCCTTTCCCCGGCTGCGGAAAAGTTTTCGCTCGCTCGGAAAATCTAAAGATTCAcaaaaggacacacacag gggagaagcctttcaaGTGCGAGTTTGATGGCTGCGACAGGAAATTCGCCAACAGCAGCGACCGGAAGAAGCACTCACACGTCCACACGAGTGACAAGCCTTACTACTGCAAAGTCAGAGGCTGTGACAAGTCCTACACGCACCCCAGCTCGCTGCGAAAGCACATGAAAGTCCACTGCAAGTCGCCCCCGCCCCCTTCTGCCAACGCTTCATACCATTCCTCTACGAACCCTCTTGGCGCGCCCCTTTCGCCCGCCTCCGAACCGCACAGGAACCGGTCCGCGAACCTCTCGCCTCAGGTTACCAACCTCAATGAGTGGTACGTGTGCCAGGGGAGCGGGGGACCCAACCATCTCCACACCCCCTCCAGCGATGTGCCAACTTCGGACTCAGACGAAGAGGACTCTTTCAGAAATTCAGACCCGAGGACAATGCTCTAA